A region of Mammaliicoccus sp. Dog046 DNA encodes the following proteins:
- the truB gene encoding tRNA pseudouridine(55) synthase TruB: MDGILAIHKEIGMTSHDVVFKLRKILKTKKVGHTGTLDPEVSGVLPICIGKATRVSDYVMESGKQYRAEVTIGMSTTTEDQTGDIVEERPVSDAVWTVSDIEQVLKQLTGEIEQIPPMYSAVKVNGKKLYEYARQNIEVERPVRKVHISEINLISDLTFENQTCKFEIEVECGKGTYIRTLATQIGELLGYPAHMSHLVRLKSGGFSLNEAVKLDELVQIVEQDKLQDVLLPLEYGLNGLEKVVINDEQLVKRIQNGQKIDKQLLDAKQSEQFVVWYNDKAIAIMDTYDKNQSLYKPKKVFL, encoded by the coding sequence TTGGATGGCATATTAGCAATTCATAAAGAAATAGGCATGACGAGTCATGATGTTGTCTTTAAACTTCGTAAAATTTTAAAGACTAAAAAAGTAGGACACACTGGGACGTTAGATCCGGAAGTAAGTGGTGTATTACCTATTTGTATCGGTAAAGCGACGCGTGTAAGTGATTATGTAATGGAAAGTGGAAAGCAATATCGCGCGGAAGTGACGATTGGAATGAGTACAACGACTGAAGATCAAACGGGTGATATCGTAGAAGAACGTCCAGTGAGTGATGCAGTATGGACAGTATCTGACATAGAACAAGTTCTTAAACAATTAACAGGCGAAATTGAACAAATACCGCCGATGTATTCTGCTGTAAAAGTCAATGGTAAAAAACTTTATGAATATGCACGTCAAAATATTGAAGTTGAAAGACCTGTTCGCAAAGTACACATTTCAGAAATTAATTTAATATCAGATTTAACATTTGAAAATCAAACTTGTAAATTTGAAATTGAAGTGGAATGTGGTAAAGGAACGTATATCAGAACACTAGCTACGCAAATTGGTGAATTGCTAGGTTATCCAGCGCACATGTCGCATCTTGTTCGTTTGAAAAGTGGTGGTTTTTCACTTAACGAAGCAGTTAAACTAGATGAATTAGTTCAAATAGTTGAGCAAGATAAGTTACAAGACGTGCTTCTTCCATTAGAATATGGATTGAATGGTTTGGAAAAAGTGGTCATCAATGATGAACAACTTGTTAAACGCATCCAAAATGGACAGAAGATTGATAAACAATTATTAGATGCTAAACAAAGTGAACAATTTGTTGTTTGGTATAATGATAAAGCAATTGCAATTATGGATACATACGATAAAAATCAATCGTTATACAAACCGAAAAAAGTCTTTCTTTAA
- a CDS encoding PepSY domain-containing protein: protein MNKAIKPLLLLLMCALFVVLMAVIYLKSTEKLMTEKEARELVTERYTGHIIKLDNRKDHRIYDVEIKDKNKLYSVEIDRLKGTIKNVDAKITEKKKVTKTTKAKEKNKPKEQNKQKKTGITEKKAKQIVMQEVGGTFVSIKKNEHATPVTYSVTHHVGHNEGAVVTVNAINGKVNAVSWFNIEQTEAQDNDTPVVPNQPTQEETPINPPQQEHIYDNDDDDFDDDDGDDD from the coding sequence ATGAATAAAGCAATTAAACCTTTGCTATTGTTATTGATGTGTGCACTATTTGTTGTATTAATGGCGGTTATTTATTTAAAATCTACTGAAAAATTAATGACCGAAAAAGAAGCGAGGGAATTAGTGACTGAAAGATATACAGGTCACATTATTAAATTAGATAATAGAAAAGATCATCGAATATATGATGTAGAAATTAAAGACAAAAATAAACTATACAGTGTAGAAATTGATCGATTAAAGGGAACGATTAAAAATGTTGATGCAAAAATAACTGAAAAAAAGAAAGTCACGAAAACCACGAAAGCCAAGGAAAAAAATAAGCCTAAAGAACAGAATAAACAAAAGAAAACAGGTATCACTGAAAAAAAAGCGAAACAAATAGTCATGCAAGAAGTTGGAGGAACATTTGTAAGCATAAAAAAGAATGAACATGCGACACCTGTGACATATTCAGTTACACATCATGTCGGGCATAATGAAGGTGCAGTTGTAACAGTGAATGCAATAAACGGAAAGGTAAATGCAGTATCTTGGTTTAATATTGAACAAACAGAAGCACAAGATAATGATACACCTGTAGTTCCTAATCAACCAACTCAAGAAGAAACACCTATCAATCCACCGCAACAAGAACACATATACGACAATGACGATGATGATTTTGATGATGACGACGGTGATGATGATTAA
- a CDS encoding HAMP domain-containing sensor histidine kinase produces the protein MKLGTKIQLYTTVMIVIVVICINLFVYFVYQKISLESEVTQLESRGINIMKELQDTTNSNVNSEMILQSHLLSDGYITVVNQDNKNIVQISTDVKYKNLAEKYKNEQYKKVVQKNGQHFAMVSLPIILESGEVSNLQIFENINFKYETFSILRWILIVSTFIILIVIFLLNRIITQIILKPINELIDQMNQTRETKHYNQIDINDNDTKELKELSHTFNEMMVNLKRHDEQQEAFILNASHELKTPITVMTSYSEMLKRFGKSRPDVLDEGIETINEESKRLKYLTEQMLDLAKIERSFHDVDFDELDVVEQVSRLSRRLARVYDRNIHINATEQPQIAKINKESFQQLLTIFIDNAQKYSQSDIDINIKDLGQLIEITIKDYGAGIPAEDVDKIFTRFYRVDKARSRKSGGSGLGLSIAKELALKNQIEIEVNSKVGEGTAFILKVKKV, from the coding sequence ATGAAGCTAGGGACGAAAATTCAACTGTATACTACTGTGATGATTGTTATTGTTGTTATTTGTATTAATTTATTTGTTTATTTTGTTTATCAAAAAATATCACTCGAATCTGAAGTGACACAATTAGAGAGTCGTGGCATAAATATAATGAAAGAGTTACAAGATACGACGAATTCAAATGTGAATTCAGAAATGATTTTACAATCTCATCTATTGTCTGATGGATACATTACTGTTGTGAATCAAGACAATAAAAATATTGTTCAAATATCAACAGACGTCAAATATAAAAATTTAGCTGAAAAATATAAAAATGAACAATACAAAAAAGTCGTTCAAAAAAATGGCCAACACTTTGCGATGGTCTCATTACCGATTATTTTAGAAAGTGGAGAAGTAAGTAACTTACAAATTTTTGAGAATATCAATTTTAAGTATGAAACTTTTTCTATATTAAGATGGATTCTTATAGTATCGACATTCATTATATTGATTGTGATTTTTTTATTAAACCGTATTATTACGCAAATTATACTCAAACCAATTAATGAATTAATTGATCAAATGAATCAAACGCGTGAAACCAAACATTATAATCAAATAGATATTAATGATAATGATACAAAAGAATTGAAAGAATTATCCCATACATTTAATGAAATGATGGTGAATTTGAAGCGTCACGACGAACAACAAGAAGCGTTTATATTAAATGCATCTCATGAATTAAAAACGCCAATTACTGTAATGACTTCTTATAGTGAAATGTTAAAACGATTTGGAAAATCACGACCTGATGTACTTGATGAAGGTATTGAAACGATTAACGAGGAATCGAAACGTTTAAAATATTTAACAGAACAAATGTTAGATTTAGCTAAAATCGAACGGTCATTTCATGATGTTGATTTTGACGAATTAGATGTTGTAGAACAAGTTTCGCGATTATCGAGAAGACTAGCACGCGTTTATGATAGAAACATTCATATTAATGCCACTGAACAACCACAAATCGCAAAAATAAATAAAGAAAGCTTTCAACAATTATTAACGATTTTCATTGATAATGCCCAAAAGTATAGCCAATCAGATATTGATATTAACATTAAAGATTTAGGACAATTGATTGAAATTACAATCAAGGACTATGGAGCTGGGATACCAGCAGAGGATGTCGATAAAATCTTTACTAGATTTTATCGTGTAGATAAAGCGAGATCTCGCAAATCTGGCGGTTCTGGTCTTGGTCTTTCTATTGCGAAAGAACTTGCTTTGAAAAATCAAATCGAAATTGAAGTAAACAGTAAAGTCGGGGAAGGTACAGCATTTATATTAAAAGTAAAAAAGGTGTGA
- a CDS encoding response regulator transcription factor has protein sequence MEKILVVEDDVKIARVIQLELEYANYKISIAHSGRQALEKFEEESFDLILLDVMIPELNGLEVLRRIREENDNIKIIMLTARDAVMDKVSGLDSGANDYMTKPFEIEELLARIRVHLKQSGEMVKGKEETIHFKHLVIHPLSREVYSNDEIVNLTQKEYDLLIYLLKHKNQALTREQIIEAVWGYDYYGDTNVIDVYVRYLRKKLDQTDISLISSVRGIGYMIKD, from the coding sequence ATGGAGAAGATTTTAGTTGTTGAAGATGATGTGAAAATTGCGAGAGTTATTCAGTTGGAGTTAGAGTATGCGAACTATAAAATTAGCATCGCACATTCGGGACGACAAGCTTTAGAAAAGTTTGAAGAAGAAAGCTTTGATTTAATATTATTGGATGTCATGATACCGGAGTTAAATGGGTTGGAAGTACTTCGCAGAATTCGGGAAGAAAATGATAACATTAAAATTATTATGTTAACTGCTAGGGATGCTGTAATGGATAAAGTCAGTGGATTAGACTCAGGTGCAAATGATTATATGACTAAACCGTTCGAAATTGAAGAACTACTCGCCAGAATTAGGGTGCATTTAAAACAAAGCGGGGAAATGGTGAAAGGTAAAGAAGAAACGATACACTTTAAACATTTAGTCATTCACCCTTTAAGTAGAGAAGTTTATTCGAATGATGAAATCGTCAATTTGACGCAAAAAGAATATGATTTGTTGATATATTTACTCAAACATAAAAACCAAGCATTAACGAGAGAACAGATTATAGAAGCGGTATGGGGATATGATTATTATGGAGATACAAATGTGATTGATGTTTATGTACGGTATTTAAGGAAAAAGCTAGATCAAACGGATATATCTTTAATATCGAGTGTAAGAGGTATTGGATATATGATAAAGGATTGA
- a CDS encoding SLC13 family permease → MTNRQILYLCLYLAFAIYIFLYTEMAYLGQLSLIIFVLSLGLFLFTKLPAGLAGLIALIIGILFGLPEDVLFASFNEHVVWLMIGAFIIGASVEISGLHERLIHWIEIKCNSEKKMNMFLFLLIQIISVTVPSTSGRAAAMLPIYNAFATKYRHNQTYFALLLPILILIGANLTLIGAGSHIVGIGLLEGQTKETISYSAFLIWGLPFGLIMGLISLYVIKKMYFEHNSAEQANGNVNTSYEKKPFSIKEKKTLIYISVTVLLWMTENIHGFGIAFITMAMSVIMMLPNIGVLTWKQGLKSVSWSLILFVASATALGELLVKYKVVDAIQEQLLSRLSQFQNMSELVILIVIVVITVTSHLYVTSHTTRAIVFVPLFLLFSETFHLNPVAVVFITLIGTNYCVTFPVSSKALLLFYEQQGNPFKNKDLAKVSCVLMPIYMLLMIGCYYFWWQHTGISLR, encoded by the coding sequence ATGACAAATAGACAAATTTTATACTTGTGTTTATATTTAGCGTTCGCTATATATATCTTTTTATACACAGAGATGGCCTACTTAGGACAGTTAAGTTTAATTATCTTTGTATTGTCGTTAGGGTTGTTCTTATTTACGAAATTACCAGCAGGCCTTGCAGGGTTAATTGCACTCATCATTGGTATACTATTCGGATTACCAGAAGATGTATTGTTTGCATCATTTAATGAACACGTTGTTTGGCTCATGATTGGAGCATTTATTATCGGTGCTTCCGTTGAAATAAGTGGGCTACACGAACGACTCATACATTGGATTGAAATAAAGTGCAATTCTGAAAAAAAGATGAATATGTTTTTATTCCTATTGATTCAAATCATTTCTGTAACGGTTCCTTCTACTTCTGGAAGAGCAGCAGCCATGTTGCCGATTTATAATGCTTTTGCAACTAAATATCGACATAATCAAACATATTTTGCATTATTATTGCCCATTTTAATATTAATTGGTGCAAATCTTACTTTAATAGGTGCAGGAAGTCATATTGTGGGTATTGGATTATTAGAAGGTCAAACGAAAGAGACGATATCTTATAGTGCATTTCTCATATGGGGATTGCCGTTTGGCCTCATCATGGGATTGATAAGTTTATATGTAATAAAGAAAATGTACTTTGAACACAACAGTGCTGAACAAGCAAATGGAAATGTGAACACGTCATACGAGAAAAAGCCTTTCAGCATCAAAGAAAAGAAAACGCTGATTTATATTTCAGTAACGGTATTGTTATGGATGACAGAAAATATACATGGTTTTGGCATTGCTTTTATCACGATGGCGATGAGTGTCATTATGATGTTGCCCAATATCGGCGTTCTTACTTGGAAGCAAGGATTGAAAAGTGTTTCGTGGAGTTTAATATTGTTTGTAGCAAGTGCAACTGCTTTAGGTGAACTACTCGTAAAGTATAAAGTTGTCGATGCAATACAAGAACAATTATTAAGCCGACTATCGCAATTTCAAAATATGAGTGAACTTGTTATTTTGATCGTTATTGTAGTTATAACAGTTACATCACATTTATATGTAACAAGTCATACGACAAGAGCAATCGTTTTCGTGCCGCTATTTCTCTTATTTAGTGAAACATTTCATTTAAATCCAGTTGCTGTTGTATTTATCACGTTAATAGGTACAAATTATTGTGTCACATTTCCTGTGAGTTCAAAGGCTTTATTATTATTTTATGAACAACAAGGTAATCCATTTAAAAATAAAGATTTGGCGAAAGTTAGTTGTGTGCTCATGCCTATTTACATGTTGTTAATGATTGGATGCTATTATTTCTGGTGGCAACATACAGGTATTTCGCTTAGATAA
- a CDS encoding glycerate kinase, producing the protein MKIVVIPSGFKENLSAEEVGSAISRGIKKVDSNHEVTMIPMVDGGEGFVDTIIKLKQGKKIRTRVMGPVGKPIDSFFGLFNENGVKTAVIEMAAIAGLRHVPHNMRNPLNTTTFGVGETIIKALDHGANRILIGCGDSGTSDGGVGMAQALGIKFLNHKGEPIFVNGGGEIDRIHGVDMKYMDTRVHQVDIDVAVNWTNVLCGDKGVAKVYGPQKGASPEDVERLSQNLTHLARLIKSMNKKDVSLMNGGGASGGLGAGLHGFLNAKLHPRFEIIMKHIEISDAIKDADLVITAEGCIDYQTPNGKIPSEVARIAKIHQKPVIAFAGTIGRNAKINYQSGIDAYSSIIPEPTTLENSMIGAFKWLENCSENALRHIMIGFNIGNQMNKEVDVVG; encoded by the coding sequence ATGAAAATTGTTGTTATACCTTCAGGGTTTAAAGAAAATTTAAGTGCAGAAGAAGTAGGAAGTGCAATATCAAGGGGGATTAAAAAAGTTGATTCTAATCATGAAGTAACAATGATTCCGATGGTAGATGGGGGCGAAGGTTTTGTTGATACAATTATCAAATTAAAACAAGGGAAGAAAATTAGAACAAGAGTTATGGGGCCAGTTGGCAAACCAATCGATTCATTTTTTGGTCTGTTTAATGAAAATGGTGTAAAGACTGCTGTAATAGAAATGGCTGCGATAGCTGGTTTAAGACATGTACCTCATAATATGAGAAATCCATTAAATACAACGACTTTTGGTGTGGGAGAAACAATTATTAAAGCATTAGACCATGGTGCCAATCGTATATTAATCGGTTGTGGAGATTCTGGTACATCTGATGGTGGTGTTGGCATGGCACAAGCATTAGGCATTAAATTTCTAAATCATAAAGGGGAACCAATCTTTGTGAATGGTGGCGGTGAAATAGATCGTATTCACGGCGTTGATATGAAGTATATGGACACTAGAGTACATCAAGTCGATATCGACGTTGCAGTGAATTGGACAAATGTACTTTGCGGAGACAAAGGTGTTGCTAAAGTGTATGGTCCACAAAAGGGCGCATCTCCTGAAGATGTTGAAAGGTTATCTCAAAACTTAACGCATCTCGCTAGATTAATTAAAAGTATGAACAAAAAAGATGTTTCTTTAATGAATGGTGGTGGTGCATCTGGTGGACTAGGTGCAGGATTACATGGATTCTTGAATGCTAAACTTCATCCAAGATTTGAGATAATTATGAAACACATTGAAATATCTGATGCGATAAAAGATGCAGATCTTGTAATCACAGCGGAAGGTTGTATTGATTATCAAACACCGAATGGGAAAATTCCTTCTGAAGTAGCAAGAATTGCAAAAATACATCAAAAACCGGTAATTGCGTTTGCGGGTACAATTGGACGAAATGCAAAAATCAATTATCAAAGTGGTATCGATGCATATAGTAGTATTATTCCAGAGCCAACAACATTAGAAAATTCAATGATAGGTGCTTTTAAATGGCTAGAAAATTGTTCTGAAAATGCATTGCGACATATCATGATTGGTTTCAATATAGGAAATCAAATGAATAAAGAAGTAGATGTGGTAGGATGA
- the rbfA gene encoding 30S ribosome-binding factor RbfA — translation MSIRSERVGEQMKKELMDIINNKLKDPRVGFLTITDVELPGDLSHATVYLTVLGTDNEKEDTFKGLEKAKGFIRSELGNRMKLRILPELHFEYDASIDYGNKIERMIQDLNRND, via the coding sequence ATGAGTATTCGTTCAGAACGTGTTGGTGAACAAATGAAAAAAGAACTCATGGATATTATAAATAATAAACTTAAAGATCCTAGAGTTGGATTTTTAACAATTACAGATGTTGAACTACCGGGTGATTTATCACATGCTACTGTTTATTTAACAGTATTAGGTACAGATAATGAAAAAGAAGATACATTCAAAGGACTTGAAAAAGCAAAAGGATTTATTAGATCTGAGCTTGGAAATAGAATGAAATTACGTATCTTACCAGAATTACATTTTGAATATGATGCTTCAATCGATTATGGGAATAAAATCGAGCGCATGATTCAAGATTTAAATCGTAACGACTAA
- a CDS encoding alpha/beta hydrolase fold domain-containing protein, which produces MKTWIKGLAAVSGTLAMGRIILKRASKRSVKSQVAEWLVSAQNNEVNYEDYDSKCDFVNQLFEVNAEEYQLPTGFRAKSNVQEFHIGHTQVFKYQGLENSRIGILYIHGAAYIHQPNLFHHRFVDDIAHELNVNVEMPIYPKAPNDIFVSAYESLIDVYKYMIEQYDDVIMIGDSAGGGLSAGLIQLINKQNIKQPLHAFLISPWIEMTMENESIDASLQQNDPLLTVEGLKFAGDLWCGHTSKDHYLLSPINGNLEGMPPMTIFVGTREILLPDIRSFKDKLQQLNSKVEYHEFMNQNHNFPLYPIPEANEAKHIMYQTIHRICK; this is translated from the coding sequence ATGAAAACATGGATTAAGGGTTTAGCAGCTGTAAGTGGAACATTGGCAATGGGAAGGATTATTTTGAAACGTGCTTCGAAAAGGAGTGTGAAGAGTCAAGTTGCAGAATGGTTGGTATCAGCTCAAAATAACGAAGTAAATTATGAGGATTACGATTCTAAATGTGATTTTGTTAATCAGTTATTTGAAGTTAATGCCGAGGAATATCAATTGCCTACGGGATTTAGGGCAAAATCAAATGTTCAAGAATTTCATATTGGTCATACGCAAGTCTTTAAATATCAAGGCTTAGAAAATAGTCGAATCGGTATTTTGTACATTCATGGTGCTGCTTATATACACCAACCTAATTTATTTCACCATCGATTTGTAGATGATATTGCTCATGAGCTTAATGTGAATGTAGAAATGCCTATTTATCCAAAAGCGCCAAATGACATATTTGTAAGTGCTTATGAGAGTTTGATTGATGTATATAAATATATGATTGAACAATACGATGATGTCATCATGATAGGTGATTCAGCCGGTGGAGGATTAAGTGCAGGGTTGATTCAACTGATTAATAAACAAAATATTAAACAACCGCTTCACGCTTTTTTAATTTCACCATGGATTGAAATGACTATGGAGAATGAATCAATTGATGCATCATTACAACAAAATGATCCATTGTTAACGGTTGAAGGATTGAAATTCGCTGGAGATTTATGGTGTGGTCATACATCAAAAGACCATTATTTATTATCACCAATCAATGGTAATTTAGAAGGCATGCCACCTATGACGATATTTGTAGGAACGAGAGAGATTTTATTACCAGACATTCGTAGTTTCAAAGATAAATTACAACAATTGAATTCTAAAGTAGAATATCATGAATTTATGAATCAAAATCATAATTTTCCACTATATCCAATACCAGAAGCAAATGAAGCGAAACATATTATGTATCAAACGATTCATCGTATATGCAAGTAG
- a CDS encoding LysE/ArgO family amino acid transporter, with translation MTAFIHGFLLALGLILPLGAQNVFIFNQGANHKDLRKTIPVIITAGLCDTVLIVLAILGVSLILLSLPVLQLIVYVLGFGFLVYMAITLWNEKPKHLEYQSPLSAKKQIGFALSVSLLNPHAIMDTIGVIGTSAALYQGTEKWIFALSTISVSWLWFILLAFLGKLIGTVDRTGKWIVYLNKVSSLIIIVVAIIILKNIIDILF, from the coding sequence ATGACGGCTTTTATACATGGGTTTCTTTTGGCATTGGGTTTGATTTTACCTTTAGGTGCTCAAAATGTATTTATTTTTAATCAAGGGGCAAATCATAAGGATTTGAGGAAGACGATACCTGTTATTATTACTGCTGGACTTTGTGATACTGTTTTAATTGTTCTTGCTATTTTAGGTGTTTCTTTGATTTTGCTTTCTTTACCTGTATTACAATTGATTGTTTATGTATTAGGTTTTGGTTTCTTAGTTTATATGGCTATTACGCTTTGGAATGAGAAACCTAAACATTTGGAATACCAAAGTCCTCTATCTGCTAAAAAGCAAATCGGATTCGCATTGTCGGTATCGCTGTTAAATCCGCACGCGATAATGGATACGATTGGTGTAATTGGTACAAGTGCAGCGTTATATCAAGGGACTGAGAAGTGGATTTTTGCGTTATCTACAATTTCAGTATCTTGGTTATGGTTTATTTTATTAGCTTTTCTTGGTAAATTGATAGGGACAGTGGATCGAACTGGAAAATGGATCGTATATTTAAATAAAGTTTCTAGTTTAATTATTATTGTAGTGGCGATAATCATATTGAAGAATATTATTGATATTTTATTTTAA
- a CDS encoding dihydrofolate reductase family protein, with the protein MEQSEQSRKIILDLAVTLDGLIEGENGEIDWCIMDEEMNFDDFLNQIDTIFYGRKSYEAWGEYEPSNEDSEEEKQIWDKINTKEKYVFSKQFKFEGKNLHVINENLIEQVKHIKNQPGKDIWLYGGSSLITAFINYGLVDEFRLSIHPVILGKGKPLFIDIAQRQELKHAYTRTYQSGVVQLVFEQV; encoded by the coding sequence ATGGAACAATCAGAACAAAGTAGAAAAATAATCTTAGACCTCGCAGTAACACTTGATGGATTGATAGAAGGAGAAAATGGTGAAATTGACTGGTGTATCATGGATGAAGAAATGAATTTTGATGATTTTCTAAACCAAATAGATACTATTTTCTATGGAAGAAAAAGTTATGAAGCTTGGGGAGAGTATGAGCCAAGTAATGAAGATTCAGAAGAAGAAAAACAAATATGGGATAAAATAAATACAAAAGAGAAATATGTATTTTCAAAGCAATTTAAATTTGAAGGTAAAAACTTACACGTGATAAATGAAAATTTAATCGAACAAGTGAAACACATCAAAAACCAACCAGGCAAAGATATTTGGCTATATGGTGGGTCAAGTCTTATTACAGCATTTATCAATTATGGGTTAGTTGATGAATTTAGATTATCTATACATCCTGTCATATTAGGAAAAGGAAAACCATTATTCATAGATATAGCACAAAGACAAGAATTAAAGCACGCATATACAAGAACGTATCAATCAGGTGTTGTGCAACTCGTTTTTGAGCAAGTATAA
- a CDS encoding methylated-DNA--[protein]-cysteine S-methyltransferase — protein MKTIYHDTVSYNNHVIDVYASEQGLLFVGSYDQQNEIHAFFSEIEIQTNTEKMKPYTDQLQEYFNGERYTFDLKLDIDATAFNQQVWEALQTIPYGETTTYSDIAERINNPKAVRAVASAIGKNPLTIVVPCHRVIGKDGQLRGYRGGLEMKQSLLSLEQ, from the coding sequence ATGAAAACGATATACCATGATACTGTTTCATATAATAATCATGTCATTGATGTTTATGCGAGTGAACAAGGGTTGTTATTTGTAGGTTCCTATGATCAACAGAATGAAATACATGCATTTTTTTCTGAAATAGAAATTCAAACGAATACAGAAAAAATGAAACCATATACAGATCAACTACAAGAATATTTTAATGGAGAAAGATATACTTTCGATTTAAAACTAGATATTGATGCGACTGCATTCAACCAACAAGTATGGGAAGCATTGCAAACTATTCCTTATGGAGAAACAACGACGTATAGTGATATAGCAGAACGAATCAACAATCCTAAAGCAGTCAGAGCAGTAGCCTCAGCAATAGGTAAGAATCCATTAACAATCGTTGTACCTTGCCACAGAGTGATAGGTAAAGATGGACAATTAAGAGGTTATAGAGGCGGATTAGAAATGAAACAGTCACTCTTAAGTCTAGAACAATAA
- a CDS encoding metalloregulator ArsR/SmtB family transcription factor: protein MSYKELSSILKVLSDPSRLEILDLLSCGELCACDLLEHFQFSQPTLSHHMKSLVDSKLVYTRKNGNKHMYQLNHSTLEDINQNLNIINASNQRCVCNTMKSGEC from the coding sequence ATGTCTTATAAAGAACTATCATCAATACTAAAAGTTTTATCAGATCCAAGCAGATTAGAAATTCTAGATTTACTATCTTGTGGTGAATTATGCGCTTGTGACTTATTGGAACATTTTCAATTCTCGCAACCAACGCTAAGTCATCATATGAAGTCATTAGTAGATAGCAAACTCGTTTATACACGTAAAAACGGTAATAAACACATGTATCAACTTAATCACTCTACTTTAGAAGATATTAATCAAAACTTAAACATCATTAACGCATCTAATCAGCGCTGTGTATGTAATACTATGAAATCAGGTGAGTGTTAA